From a region of the Sphaerodactylus townsendi isolate TG3544 linkage group LG16, MPM_Stown_v2.3, whole genome shotgun sequence genome:
- the PRDM2 gene encoding PR domain zinc finger protein 2 isoform X2 produces the protein MNQTSTETAVSVETLADVPEHVLKGLPEEVKLLPSAVDKTRLGVWATKPIFKGRKFGPFVGDKKKRSQVKSNVYMWEVYYPNLGWMCVDATDPVKGNWLRYVNWARSGKEQNLFPLEINRTIYYKTLKPVEPGEELLVWYNGEDNPEIAAAIEEERASNRSKRGSPKAKKGKKKSQEAKNKGKKATDKNQKTVSDITPADMRDPKEDRKQEDASPSVSAVLSLEQTAVIQEMVDQDTLPNLVISSPANEPLTMTEEKQEEKMCESEVLEEREELEEVEEEEEEDDDDEEEEEEEEEEEEEEEQPEEEEEDDVNLPKEIPEMETMSLCEDKLESVEEQSSISEESPESSPKKKPMPKFLKDQEESNGSIQGTFMFPCQHCERKFTTKQGLERHMHIHISAISHAFKCRYCGKAFGTQINRRRHERRHEAGPKKKSLSTLASAPLSDGGAKTRTSAEDDDIKEEANAKQDLTFLDNSKISQEASNSVLEESREPKELHPCKYCRKVFGTHTNMRRHQRRVHERHLIPKGVRRKPEEPQVPAEQTQPSQNVYVANTDLEEEAEADDVYIMDVSNNISENLNYYIDGKIPSNSSTSNCEVIEMESSSAELYGINCLLSPVTVEISSSAKATQTHLTDVQKESPLGSNSEPKKRRTTSPPLLPKIKTEVDPEPITSLCSLTIPLTISTADSLSFPKEKSIYLSSKLKQLLQTQDSSKVAPSPPSSSSSSTEIPKGGLPAASPPLLPTASSRFKRRTSSPPSSPQHSPSLRDYTKVGEGKSLWNDTVLGSKIPKVESHSSSPAWSLSGREEKETMSPLCLEEYKVSKDWTASPPFGNVCNQQPLDLSSSVKQRSDCKNKAQVPWESVLDLSMHKKPPLDPESKDSKEVGLVQQACSGIKKKPTTSMLQKVLLNEYNGTDSASENSAAETNQSQSVSLSPQTHLEPQLHTAVPEPTSESSSCSLSAERSVPPASTVSSCQLPPLLTPTNSPSPPPCPPMLKVPTPPPPLLPTVPSPLPEEHVSITPSSCPSPLSNATAQSPLPILSPTMSASPVPSAEPLSCASPGPPNLSSSSSSSSFSSSSSSPSSSSSSSSSPSPPPLSAISSVLSPGDNADNSVPILSFKQEDMEHELQKPREDLHSSNEASLVQETFNKNFVCNVCESPFLSIKDLTKHLSVHAEEWPFKCEFCVQLFRDKTELSEHRFLLHGVGNIFVCSVCQKEFAFLCNLQQHQRDLHPDKECSHREFESGTLRPQNFTDPSKANIEHVQILPDESAEPTKEEEEEEDLNDSSEELYTTIKIMASGVKSKDPDVRMGLNQHYPSFKPPPFQYHHRNPNGIGATATNFTTHNIPQTFTTAIRCTKCGKSVDNMPELHKHILACASASDKKRYTPKKNPVPLKQTVRPKNGVILPGPASNAFRRMGQPKKLSFSVEMSRMSSNKLKISALKKKNQLVQKAILQKKKSQQKAELRNSTEPSSHICPYCNREFTYIGSLNKHASYSCPKKAISPSSKKNTKKKSAASSPGSDKSGNQRRRTADAEIKMQSMQAHLGKTRARSSGPAPVQLPAAPFKLKQNVKFLPSIRPKKPSVSLAPRNNSPVRVAKAPPAESKKPKGVSKNGSPGLSSKASRKLHVRIQRNKVALASKSSAANKKKPDRFNAKSRERTGGPVTRSLQQATGADSPESKKEEASTKQELKDFRNLL, from the exons GGAAGAAAAAGTCCCAAGAggcaaaaaacaaaggaaagaaagcaaCAGACAAAAACCAGAAGACCGTTTCAGATATTACTCCTGCAGATATGAGAGACCCTAAAGAAG accgTAAACAGGAGGATGCAAGTCCTTCCGTTTCAGCTGTGCTGTCGCTGGAACAGACTGCTGTGATCCAAGAGATGGTAGATCAGGACACACTTCCAAACTTGGTCATCTCTAGTCCCGCCAATGAGCCACTTACAATGACTGAagagaaacaagaagaaaaaatgtgCGAATCAGAAGTTCTAGAGGAGAGGGAAGAGCTcgaggaagtggaggaggaggaggaggaagatgatgatgacgaggaagaggaggaggaggaggaggaggaggaggaagaagaggagcagccagaggaagaggaagaagatgatgTGAACTTGCCTAAAGAAATCCCCGAGATGGAGACCATGTCTTTGTGTGAAGACAAGCTCGAGTCTGTGGAAGAGCAGAGCAGCATATCTGAAGAATCACCGGAAAGCTCCCCCAAGAAAAAGCCCATGCCGAAATTTCTTAAAGATCAGGAGGAGTCCAATGGCAGTATTCAAGGAACGTTTATGTTCCCGTGTCAACACTGTGagaggaaattcacaactaaGCAAGGACTGGAGCGTCACATGCACATCCACATATCAGCCATTAGCCATGCTTTCAAGTGCCGCTATTGCGGCAaagcctttggcactcagatCAACCGGCGAAGGCACGAGCGGCGTCACGAGGCCGGCCCGAAAAAGAAGTCGTTGTCAACACTTGCTTCAGCGCCGTTGTCTGATGGGGGTGCAAAAACCCGAACGAGTGCAGAAGACGACGACATAAAAGAGGAAGCTAACGCCAAGCAAGACTTGACATTTTTGGATAACAGTAAGATTTCCCAAGAAGCATCAAACTCGGTTCTTGAAGAAAGCAGGGAACCCAAAGAATTGCATCCATGCAAATATTGTAGAAAAGTGTTTGGAACTCACACCAACATGCGCAGGCATCAGCGGCGGGTTCACGAGCGTCATCTGATACCCAAAGGCGTCCGAAGAAAACCGGAGGAGCCGCAAGTTCCGGCAGAACAAACCCAACCATCCCAGAATGTGTACGTAGCCAACACAGACCTCGAGGAGGAGGCCGAGGCTGATGACGTGTACATTATGGATGTCTCCAATAACATATCTGAAAATCTCAATTACTATATTGATGGTAAGATCCCGTCCAACAGTAGCACTAGCAATTGTGAAGTGATCGAGATGGAATCGAGCTCAGCAGAGCTCTACGGAATAAACTGTTTGCTCAGCCCCGTGACGGTGGAGATCTCCTCCAGCGCGAAGGCCACACAGACACATCTGACTGATGTCCAGAAAGAGTCTCCGCTCGGTAGCAACAGTGAGCCTAAAAAGAGGAGGACCACAAGTCCCCCTCTCCTCCCGAAGATAAAAACGGAAGTCGATCCAGAGCCGATAACGTCACTCTGCTCGTTGACCATTCCCCTTACCATATCGACAGCCGACAGTTTGTCTTTCCCCAAAGAGAAAAGTATTTACTTGTCGTCTAAGCTGAAGCAACTTCTCCAGACTCAGGACAGCAGTAAGGTAGCTCCATCGCCCCCATCATCGTCCTCATCCTCCACTGAAATCCCCAAGGGGGGACTTCCGGCCGCATCTCCACCTCTTCTGCCCACAGCCTCAAGCAGGTTCAAAAGAAGGACCAGCTCCCCTCCCAGTTCTCCGCAGCACAGTCCGTCCCTACGGGATTACACCAAAGTGGGTGAGGGGAAGTCCCTCTGGAACGACACAGTGTTAGGATCAAAAATACCCAAGGTGGAAAGTCATAGCAGTTCTCCCGCGTGGAGTTTGTCAGGTCGAGAAGAAAAAGAGACCATGAGCCCTCTTTGTTTAGAAGAATATAAAGTGTCGAAGGACTGGACAGCCAGTCCTCCCTTTGGCAACGTGTGCAACCAGCAGCCTTTAGATTTATCCAGCAGCGTCAAGCAAAGATCAGATTGCAAGAACAAGGCCCAGGTTCCGTGGGAATCGGTGTTAGATCTCAGCATGCATAAAAAGCCTCCCCTAGATCCCGAATCCAAGGACAGCAAGGAAGTCGGTTTGGTACAGCAGGCATGTAGTGGCATTAAGAAGAAACCGACCACGTCCATGTTGCAGAAGGTTCTTCTGAACGAATACAACGGGACCGATTCGGCCTCGGAAAATTCGGCAGCAGAAACTAATCAAAGCCAGAGTGTGAGTTTATCTCCCCAAACTCATCTGGAGCCCCAACTCCACACTGCGGTTCCCGAGCCGACTTCTGAGTCAAGTTCCTGTAGCCTTTCTGCTGAGAGATCTGTACCTCCAGCATCTACGGTTTCTTCGTGCCAGCTTCCTCCTCTCCTGACGCCAAccaattctccctccccacccccctgccctcccatgTTAAAGGTTCCCACTCcaccccctcctctccttcctacAGTCCCTTCACCTCTGCCAGAAGAACATGTTAGCATCACTCCTAGCTCATGTCCCTCTCCCCTGTCCAATGCCACTGCTCAGTCCCCTCTTCCGATCCTTTCTCCTACCATGTCGGCATCGCCAGTTCCCTCCGCAGAGCCTCTCAGCTGTGCTTCACCTGGGCCTCCCAATCTGTCCTCgtcgtcctcttcctcctccttttcttcttcgtcgtcctctccttcctcctcttcttcttcctcttcttctccttcccctcctcccctctctgcaATTTCTTCAGTCCTTTCCCCTGGCGATAATGCAGACAACTCTGTCCCCATCCTGTCTTTTAAACAAGAGGACATGGAACACGAGCTTCAAAAGCCCAGGGAAGACCTGCACAGCTCCAACGAAGCCAGTCTTGTTCAGGAAACGTTTAACAAAAACTTTGTGTGCAATGTCTGTgagtctcctttcctttccattaaAGACCTAACCAAACATCTCTCTGTTCATGCTGAAGAGTGGCCCTTCAAATGTGAATTCTGTGTACAGCTTTTCCGGGATAAAACGGAATTGTCCGAACATCGCTTCTTGCTCCACGGAGTTGGGAACATTTTTGTTTGCTCCGTCTGCCagaaagagtttgcctttttatgcaATTTGCAGCAGCATCAACGAGATCTCCACCCCGACAAAGAGTGCTCCCACCGTGAATTTGAAAGCGGGACTCTACGGCCGCAAAACTTTACAGATCCTAGTAAAGCAAACATTGAACACGTTCAGATCCTACCTGATGAATCTGCTGAACCAActaaggaagaggaagaagaggaagacctCAACGATTCTTCTGAAGAGCTTTATACCACCATCAAAATAATGGCTTCAGGGGTCAAGTCTAAAGATCCCGATGTCCGCATGGGGCTCAACCAGCATTACCCCAGTTTTAAGCCCCCTCCGTTTCAATATCACCACCGCAATCCGAACGGGATCGGAGCGACCGCCACCAATTTCACCACTCACAATATTCCACAAACTTTCACCACTGCCATCCGTTGCACCAAGTGCGGGAAAAGTGTCGACAACATGCCCGAATTGCATAAGCATATCTTGGCGTGCGCTTCAGCCAGCGACAAGAAGCGGTATACACCGAAAAAGAATCCTGTGCCATTAAAGCAGACAGTGCGCCCGAAAAATGGGGTCATTCTTCCGGGTCCTGCGAGCAATGCTTTCAGGCGCATGGGGCAGCCCAAGAAACTCAGTTTCAGCGTTGAAATGAGCAGGATGTCGTCTAACAAACTCAAGATCagtgcactgaagaagaagaatcagCTGGTCCAGAAAGCCATTTTGCAAAAGAAGAAATCCCAGCAGAAGGCGGAATTGAGGAACAGCACAGAGCCGAGCTCTCACATCTGCCCCTACTGCAACAGAGAGTTCACGTACATCGGCAGTTTGAACAAGCATGCCTCCTATAGCTGTCCCAAAAAAGCCATTTCCCCATCCTCTAAAAAGAACACTAAAAAGAAGAGCGCCGCTTCCTCTCCTGGCAGCGACAAAAGTGGAAACCAGCGGCGACGGACGGCGGATGCCGAGATCAAAATGCAAAGCATGCAGGCTCACTTGGGCAAGACCAGAGCTCGGAGCTCTGGGCCCGCACCCGTTCAGCTGCCCGCGGCACCCTTCAAATTGAAGCAAAACGTCAAATTCCTGCCATCCATTCGACCCAAAAAGCCGAGTGTGTCCTTGGCGCCGAGGAACAACAGCCCGGTGAGGGTGGCCAAAGCTCCTCCGGCAGAGAGCAAAAAGCCGAAGGGGGTCTCGAAGAACGGTTCCCCCGGACTCTCAAGCAAAGCATCCCGCAAGCTGCATGTCCGGATACAACGGAACAAAGTGGCCCTGGCCAGCAAGTCGTCAGCTGCCAACAAAAAAAAGCCCGATCGGTTTAATGCAAAGTCGAGAGAAAGAACTGGAGGACCCGTCACACGGAGCCTCCAGCAGGCAACCGGTGCAGACTCGCCGGAGAGCAAGAAGGAAGAAGCTAGCACAAAGCAGGAGTTAAAAGATTTCAG GAACCTTCTGTAG